One Helicobacter sp. NHP19-003 genomic window carries:
- a CDS encoding Fic family protein translates to MAHKLSDLSLLQREQLFRTLRITLTHHSSAIEGLSLQLGETERLLEKGLTAPNKPLHEQLIILGFANAYDLVVREASNKDTLLTTSFIKDLHYLLFKTALDITPQFVSKPIGTYRTAEVVVAGANFAPTPPIFIAQKLENLLFQYPSNALNLTQITIFHAEYERIHPFIDGNGRTGRLIMAFQAIQNDLIPPLIVDSQRAEYLSFLESCKAEGDCGGFARFLESCQEQSLEHVEQ, encoded by the coding sequence ATGGCACACAAACTAAGCGACTTATCTTTGCTCCAAAGGGAGCAACTTTTTAGAACCTTGCGTATTACACTCACGCACCACAGCAGCGCCATAGAGGGTTTAAGTTTGCAATTAGGCGAAACTGAGCGACTTTTAGAAAAGGGTTTAACCGCACCTAATAAGCCCCTACACGAACAGCTCATTATTTTGGGCTTTGCTAATGCTTATGACTTAGTTGTGCGTGAGGCTAGTAACAAGGACACGCTTTTAACCACAAGTTTTATTAAAGATTTACACTATTTGTTGTTTAAGACCGCTTTAGACATAACCCCGCAATTTGTTTCTAAGCCCATCGGCACTTACCGCACCGCTGAAGTCGTTGTGGCTGGTGCAAATTTTGCCCCAACTCCCCCCATTTTTATCGCTCAAAAGTTAGAAAACTTATTGTTTCAATACCCGAGCAATGCCCTTAACCTAACCCAAATTACTATATTTCACGCCGAATACGAGCGTATTCACCCTTTCATTGATGGCAATGGGCGTACAGGTCGGCTTATTATGGCATTTCAAGCTATCCAAAACGACTTAATCCCGCCCTTGATTGTAGATAGTCAGCGGGCGGAGTATTTGAGCTTTTTAGAAAGTTGTAAAGCAGAGGGTGATTGTGGCGGATTTGCTCGTTTTTTAGAAAGTTGCCAAGAGCAGAGCTTAGAACATGTAGAGCAATAA
- a CDS encoding replication initiation protein — protein sequence MVSLVQQRSLEQRFKDLQILIDRATDSDLKSALEKEKADCLNKLIELATQTPPPQLPSSTQDQATTTNTLEQQPATPPITTETPTQDQDQPTDQQPIKAEVITQNAPTIPNAIAEKYVTFHNDVNSVSLGKLGTLEANLLFAIFQKLKDKQDELLVFGIDEIRTMTHAVKISHSDLSGVVKRLWRNIKAASFWALYPLADENIMLFRRFRINYHDTKKTQVKSMEIQVNTPYFGYLLNYLNGNFTSFELLEFQNISGKYAKTLYRLLKQWKSTGVPPKMEWGEFRELMGIPPKTLFENIERLLLKPAVQELHKLPHFENLCYEKIKTKGMGNRITHIQFYFEPITKTSKDRERAKRDIRTIAWEIRSKKAVKQIKQSMEQLKQSKQDKDMLEILDMAFYKSQDPSVVLVVDAFQPTQDGYEIVVKYFKEGKEFQAKSAVLADKETFLTAMAKGGYQIVESQAQKPQQQTKQPSQQTPQPKEVKIELQTDKNGFKTFQGLVRPDQPNQPQALNPNNDLTEYIGRNIYMSNNGVPAVLKIKDITYTENNKLRVDIQDIDKPHKILNPFILDNVKHFKSWFKKYME from the coding sequence ATGGTGTCATTGGTGCAACAGAGAAGTTTGGAGCAACGATTCAAAGACTTACAGATTCTCATTGATAGAGCCACTGACAGTGATCTCAAGAGTGCCTTAGAAAAAGAAAAAGCCGATTGCCTTAACAAGCTAATAGAGTTAGCTACACAGACACCACCCCCCCAACTTCCAAGCTCCACACAAGATCAAGCAACTACCACAAACACCCTAGAACAGCAACCAGCAACCCCACCCATCACCACAGAAACCCCCACACAAGACCAAGACCAACCCACAGACCAACAACCCATAAAAGCCGAAGTCATCACGCAAAACGCCCCCACAATCCCCAATGCCATCGCTGAGAAGTATGTAACCTTCCACAACGATGTCAATTCTGTATCCCTAGGCAAGCTAGGCACATTAGAAGCGAATTTGCTCTTTGCCATATTCCAAAAACTTAAAGACAAACAAGATGAGCTCTTAGTGTTTGGCATTGATGAGATTAGAACAATGACCCATGCGGTTAAAATCAGCCACAGCGATCTCAGTGGTGTTGTAAAAAGACTTTGGAGAAACATTAAGGCTGCTAGCTTTTGGGCACTCTACCCCCTTGCTGATGAAAATATCATGCTCTTTAGAAGATTTCGGATCAACTACCACGACACCAAAAAGACCCAAGTTAAGAGTATGGAAATCCAAGTGAATACGCCTTACTTTGGCTACTTGCTTAACTATCTAAACGGCAACTTTACTTCTTTTGAGCTTTTAGAGTTTCAAAACATTAGCGGTAAATACGCTAAGACTCTTTATAGACTACTTAAGCAGTGGAAAAGCACAGGCGTGCCCCCTAAAATGGAGTGGGGGGAGTTTAGAGAGTTGATGGGGATACCGCCAAAAACTCTTTTTGAAAACATAGAACGCCTTCTTCTCAAACCCGCCGTCCAAGAACTCCACAAGCTCCCCCATTTTGAGAACCTATGCTATGAAAAGATAAAAACAAAGGGTATGGGTAATCGCATCACACATATCCAATTCTACTTTGAGCCCATCACTAAGACTAGCAAGGACAGAGAGCGAGCCAAAAGAGATATAAGAACCATCGCATGGGAGATTAGAAGCAAAAAAGCCGTTAAACAGATCAAACAATCCATGGAGCAACTCAAGCAATCCAAGCAAGATAAAGACATGCTAGAGATCTTAGACATGGCTTTTTACAAATCACAAGACCCTAGCGTTGTTCTTGTGGTGGATGCTTTTCAACCCACTCAAGATGGTTATGAAATCGTGGTCAAATACTTCAAAGAGGGCAAAGAGTTTCAAGCCAAAAGTGCTGTGTTAGCTGATAAAGAAACTTTTTTAACAGCTATGGCAAAAGGCGGTTATCAAATTGTGGAATCGCAAGCACAGAAACCACAACAACAAACTAAACAACCATCACAACAAACACCACAACCCAAAGAAGTCAAAATAGAGTTGCAAACAGACAAAAACGGCTTTAAAACTTTTCAGGGTTTAGTAAGACCCGATCAACCAAACCAACCACAAGCTCTAAACCCCAACAATGACCTAACAGAATACATAGGCAGAAACATCTATATGAGCAACAATGGTGTGCCTGCTGTTCTTAAGATTAAAGACATTACATACACTGAGAATAACAAGCTTAGAGTGGATATTCAAGACATAGATAAACCCCACAAGATTCTAAACCCTTTCATCTTGGATAATGTCAAGCACTTTAAGAGTTGGTTTAAGAAGTATATGGAGTGA
- a CDS encoding AAA family ATPase: MQKFIEMGYYELQEFLIRKGVRYDLAKRISKRIFKNGGKLPKNYALDFVKEHEAYAKTLLKKQGRKLGDEAWDFPKLGEEREVQKLDFSQIAQDCGEYWFFPQICQERQSIEPKQLFANSAQIEKFIRGCFSFSKQICDHVAQHYLKSNYGGLFGDFKISFEAFKQDLLKTFKGNDFELCKAFCKLQPYCVDGDLVFAITPNASTPKVSLPRESTDQFLKFLEEQEKKDKAILKCLIGILYKKPLGFTPSHQEKRLTRLHLERDCGLLKLAHTPTIEEDLKNANIAFLSVFNSDTHHYYFPVAFRLWALARLKDLLKKSELRSTLETLYDRLEYPQRFILTHLHEIKRRALWSYVHDLLSHLQLPLRVVAQKETWQVEKVSNFFPLALSLNQKPTPIHEIRTLLVLDNPKINKDSLSTQKEQPPSMLETPQKEPTTQEELDEWEYQQYEAFSKEQTKLLYKMLEEGIDPFEYEPQTSYTPEALYKYLDCVSGQEEAKKALCVTLSDHYARFNGNPCMPKTNMLLIGPSGSGKTFMTTTLLKKLDIPYYIADASNLTPTGWKGEELMSIFVGLYVSAGKDIEKAQKGVIFLDEVDKLGMEVTDNQFKSLVQTELLKPMEGHAVTFAYDKQDITLKTDEILFIFAGHFKDLYASLNTTIQPKNSIGFTNTKPTLPSTTSKEVSSQDLQRCGLFREFIGRIGNVVVLEPVDHKMLSNAIDNESKPFKDNFREHGSILEIDEGAKEVIIEKAMQEGTGMRAIKTLLSRVIHTLRFSMEKWQDHKCIITAETITNKKEPMKIPLNISKENG, from the coding sequence TATGCCAAGACTTTGTTAAAAAAACAGGGCAGAAAGTTGGGAGATGAGGCTTGGGACTTTCCTAAATTAGGGGAAGAAAGAGAAGTCCAAAAGCTTGATTTTTCCCAAATCGCCCAAGATTGTGGGGAGTATTGGTTTTTCCCCCAAATCTGCCAAGAACGCCAAAGTATAGAACCCAAACAGCTTTTTGCAAACTCCGCTCAAATTGAAAAATTTATACGCGGGTGCTTTTCCTTTTCTAAGCAAATTTGCGATCATGTCGCCCAGCATTATCTAAAGAGCAATTATGGAGGGTTGTTTGGCGATTTTAAAATCTCCTTTGAAGCTTTTAAGCAAGATTTATTGAAGACTTTCAAGGGCAATGATTTTGAGTTGTGCAAGGCTTTTTGTAAATTACAACCCTATTGTGTGGATGGGGATTTGGTGTTTGCGATTACACCCAATGCGAGCACTCCAAAAGTTTCATTGCCACGAGAATCCACTGATCAGTTCTTAAAGTTTTTAGAAGAGCAAGAAAAGAAAGATAAAGCTATTCTTAAATGTCTAATTGGCATTTTGTACAAAAAGCCATTAGGTTTTACGCCATCGCACCAAGAAAAAAGACTCACCCGTTTGCACTTAGAGAGAGATTGTGGACTTTTAAAGTTGGCACACACACCAACAATAGAGGAAGATTTAAAAAATGCAAACATTGCCTTTCTAAGTGTGTTTAACTCTGACACACACCACTATTACTTTCCGGTGGCTTTTAGATTGTGGGCTTTGGCGCGTTTAAAAGACCTCTTGAAAAAATCTGAATTGAGAAGCACTCTAGAAACCCTATATGATCGGCTAGAGTACCCACAACGATTTATATTAACCCATCTTCATGAAATTAAACGCCGTGCGCTTTGGTCTTACGTGCATGACTTGCTAAGTCATTTACAACTTCCTTTGCGTGTCGTAGCGCAAAAAGAAACATGGCAAGTGGAAAAAGTTTCTAACTTTTTCCCTCTTGCTCTCTCTTTAAACCAAAAGCCCACACCCATACACGAGATACGCACTTTACTGGTGTTGGACAACCCTAAGATTAATAAAGACAGCCTCTCCACACAAAAAGAGCAACCACCCTCCATGCTTGAAACGCCTCAAAAAGAGCCAACGACCCAAGAAGAATTGGATGAGTGGGAATACCAACAATATGAGGCTTTTTCAAAGGAACAAACAAAATTGTTATACAAGATGCTAGAAGAGGGCATAGACCCTTTTGAATATGAGCCACAAACTTCTTACACTCCAGAGGCACTCTATAAATACTTGGATTGCGTGAGTGGCCAAGAAGAGGCCAAGAAGGCACTTTGTGTTACTCTTAGCGATCACTATGCCCGCTTTAATGGCAACCCATGCATGCCTAAAACCAACATGCTCTTAATCGGTCCCTCAGGTAGCGGCAAGACTTTTATGACGACCACGCTGTTAAAAAAGCTAGACATCCCCTACTACATCGCTGATGCTTCTAACTTAACCCCTACGGGATGGAAAGGTGAGGAATTGATGAGCATCTTTGTTGGACTGTATGTTAGTGCAGGCAAAGACATAGAAAAAGCCCAAAAAGGGGTGATATTCTTGGATGAAGTGGATAAGCTAGGGATGGAGGTTACCGACAACCAGTTTAAATCTTTGGTGCAAACCGAATTACTAAAGCCCATGGAAGGGCACGCAGTCACCTTCGCCTACGACAAGCAAGACATCACGCTTAAAACCGATGAAATTTTATTCATCTTTGCGGGGCATTTTAAAGACCTTTACGCGAGCTTAAACACAACAATACAGCCTAAAAACTCCATTGGTTTTACAAACACCAAGCCTACACTACCTAGTACAACTTCAAAAGAAGTGAGCAGTCAGGATTTACAGCGTTGTGGGCTGTTTAGAGAGTTTATCGGGCGCATTGGCAATGTTGTGGTGTTAGAGCCTGTCGATCACAAGATGTTATCTAATGCCATTGACAACGAGTCCAAACCCTTCAAAGACAACTTTAGAGAGCATGGCAGTATATTAGAAATTGATGAGGGGGCTAAAGAGGTGATCATTGAGAAAGCCATGCAAGAGGGCACGGGCATGCGTGCCATTAAAACCCTTTTAAGTCGAGTGATCCATACACTGAGATTTAGCATGGAAAAGTGGCAAGACCACAAGTGCATCATCACAGCAGAGACCATAACAAACAAAAAAGAGCCCATGAAGATTCCATTGAATATATCTAAGGAAAATGGTTAA
- a CDS encoding type II toxin-antitoxin system death-on-curing family toxin: MIYINIGEAIDIHNEILELTGGLKGINPTSIGYLESVLEHIKNDDYYPTFESKIAHLFFSCVKFHPFPDGNKRTAVYLCMHFFFINEKEIIDKLEEKLEKLVLDVAEDKISKDELRTIFKNFSVRANQKYENKNTHNITVHKRL; encoded by the coding sequence TTGATTTATATCAATATTGGTGAAGCCATTGATATACATAATGAGATATTGGAGCTGACGGGGGGACTAAAAGGAATAAACCCTACTAGCATAGGTTACCTTGAGAGTGTGCTCGAACACATTAAGAATGATGATTACTATCCAACATTTGAGAGCAAAATAGCGCACCTTTTCTTTTCATGTGTCAAATTTCATCCATTTCCAGACGGCAATAAAAGAACAGCTGTTTATCTCTGTATGCATTTCTTTTTCATTAATGAGAAAGAAATAATAGATAAACTTGAAGAAAAATTGGAAAAACTTGTATTGGATGTTGCCGAAGACAAAATCTCAAAAGATGAATTAAGAACTATCTTTAAAAATTTTTCGGTCAGGGCAAACCAAAAATATGAGAACAAAAATACACATAACATAACTGTTCATAAGCGACTGTGA
- a CDS encoding DUF2779 domain-containing protein, with translation MLSKSKFIQGMRCPKMLWFAEHKPEVLEKAKEAHGELEDKIQEGKEVGQLAQELFAGGVEVAYNTDIGQMVARTQELLKQGVKTIYEATFEFQGVVVMVDILEIHSDGMVLNEVKSATKVYEDKNKTKPEKKYLWDLAVQYYVLKGCGYEIKGAYLVGLNNTYTRQGALDLEKLFVKHDFLGFVKDFYSEMLQRLEDIQSTLANPQEPDTDIGEYCKKPYECLAKHYCWEKQRGIVGHEHIFAIANQKFASKMKLYQNKKIFFTDLEKEDIQVLTDNQRIQVECALNGEAHINQNEINKFLKTIRYPVYHLDFETYKPAIPPFDGTKPHGQIPFQYSIHIDHGDGKLEHREFLADCGTDGRLALAEQLIQDIPQDACVLAYNAAFEKNVLKDLADLLEAQHQQVVKALLAIKENILDLMIPFKEGHYYDPKMVGSYSIKSVLPALVPDFERAYEDLELVHKGTEAMVIYAKMPSMPKEQQEQTKQALLEYCKLDTLAMVKVLEALEVLRGI, from the coding sequence ATGTTGTCTAAATCTAAGTTTATCCAGGGCATGCGATGCCCTAAAATGCTGTGGTTTGCAGAACACAAACCAGAGGTTTTAGAGAAAGCAAAGGAGGCTCATGGAGAACTGGAAGATAAGATACAAGAGGGCAAAGAGGTGGGGCAGTTGGCGCAGGAATTGTTTGCTGGTGGGGTGGAAGTGGCTTATAACACAGACATAGGGCAAATGGTGGCGCGCACACAAGAATTATTGAAGCAAGGTGTTAAAACCATTTATGAGGCGACTTTTGAGTTTCAAGGGGTTGTTGTGATGGTGGATATTTTAGAAATCCACAGCGATGGCATGGTGTTAAACGAGGTGAAAAGCGCCACAAAGGTTTATGAGGATAAAAACAAAACAAAGCCCGAAAAGAAATATTTATGGGATTTGGCAGTGCAATACTATGTCCTTAAAGGTTGTGGCTACGAGATTAAGGGGGCTTACTTAGTTGGCCTCAACAACACCTACACAAGACAAGGGGCACTGGATTTAGAAAAGTTGTTTGTCAAGCACGATTTTTTAGGGTTTGTCAAGGACTTTTATAGTGAAATGCTCCAGCGTTTAGAGGACATACAGAGCACCCTAGCAAACCCACAAGAGCCAGATACCGACATCGGCGAGTATTGCAAGAAACCCTATGAGTGTTTGGCTAAACATTATTGTTGGGAGAAACAGCGGGGGATTGTAGGGCATGAGCACATCTTTGCCATTGCAAATCAAAAATTTGCTTCCAAGATGAAGTTATACCAAAACAAGAAAATCTTTTTCACAGACTTAGAAAAAGAGGACATCCAAGTTCTCACAGACAATCAAAGAATACAAGTAGAATGCGCTTTAAACGGCGAGGCACACATCAACCAAAATGAGATTAACAAGTTTTTAAAAACCATAAGATACCCCGTCTATCATTTGGATTTTGAAACTTATAAACCCGCCATCCCTCCATTTGATGGTACCAAACCCCATGGGCAAATCCCCTTCCAATACTCTATCCACATCGATCATGGCGATGGTAAACTAGAACATAGGGAGTTTTTAGCAGATTGTGGCACAGATGGGCGTTTGGCTTTGGCAGAGCAACTTATCCAAGACATCCCCCAAGATGCGTGTGTGCTCGCCTACAACGCCGCCTTTGAGAAAAATGTCCTGAAAGATTTGGCTGATTTGTTGGAGGCACAGCACCAACAAGTGGTCAAAGCACTACTGGCGATCAAAGAGAACATTTTAGACCTGATGATCCCATTTAAAGAAGGGCATTACTACGATCCCAAAATGGTGGGCAGTTACTCCATCAAAAGCGTTTTACCCGCTTTGGTACCCGACTTTGAAAGGGCTTATGAGGATTTGGAATTGGTACATAAGGGCACAGAAGCCATGGTCATTTACGCCAAAATGCCTAGCATGCCAAAAGAGCAACAAGAACAAACCAAACAAGCCCTTTTGGAGTATTGCAAGCTAGACACCTTGGCGATGGTGAAGGTACTGGAAGCGTTAGAGGTGTTAAGGGGGATATAA